One Pseudonocardia abyssalis DNA segment encodes these proteins:
- a CDS encoding DUF6194 family protein codes for MDFAAIRRHIVDTLPGTDVLEANGDLFFVHDPDRDLPDARKMPWATIVTSNAYDDGSDLDRPGVFRLNVGLTKDEFARRFPDDGQHDLTAPDVLLPHPTYGGRHWACVLNPDTTWPDVRGLLDRAHARAVRRHANAARRKASQHATERVAWPEGGRVNTGDVNDAPEPGIISTDPTTSG; via the coding sequence ATGGACTTCGCAGCGATCCGGCGCCACATCGTCGACACCCTGCCCGGGACGGACGTCCTCGAGGCGAACGGCGACCTGTTCTTCGTGCACGATCCCGACCGCGACCTGCCCGACGCGCGCAAGATGCCGTGGGCCACGATCGTCACCTCGAACGCCTACGACGACGGGTCCGACCTCGACCGACCCGGCGTGTTCCGCCTCAACGTGGGGCTGACGAAGGACGAGTTCGCCCGACGCTTCCCCGACGACGGTCAGCACGACCTCACCGCACCGGACGTCCTGCTCCCCCACCCGACCTACGGCGGCCGGCACTGGGCGTGCGTGCTCAACCCGGACACGACCTGGCCCGACGTCCGCGGCCTCCTCGACCGCGCCCACGCCCGCGCCGTCCGCAGGCACGCCAACGCGGCCCGACGGAAGGCGTCTCAGCATGCGACCGAGCGAGTGGCCTGGCCGGAAGGGGGCCGCGTCAACACCGGGGATGTGAACGACGCGCCCGAGCCCGGCATCATCTCGACGGACCCGACGACCTCCGGCTGA
- a CDS encoding tyrosine-type recombinase/integrase codes for MDATLLDDWKLNLIIRNRAPRTVEDYLKVGTAYAAWCGERSGLTRRDVQSYLAHLSTASKPYSPAYVAKVYRTLQQLFRFLVDEEVIEISPFIKMRPPHVPEQPVPLLTAEEVGRLLHVCRGRTFEALRDTALLRVLLDTGIRVTELVGIQLCDIDFTSRTILVTGKGRRDRTVVFGDRPAEALRRYIRVRATHNQACNSFLWVGPKGCVTDSGVRQMLTRRGAQAGVTGVHPHRFRHQFAHDWLSAGGNETDLLRLAGWRSRQMVDRYAASAAVTRAQEAHKRHRISDKY; via the coding sequence GTGGACGCAACACTTCTCGATGACTGGAAGCTCAACCTGATCATCCGCAACCGAGCACCACGGACCGTTGAGGACTACCTGAAGGTGGGTACGGCCTACGCAGCTTGGTGTGGTGAGCGCTCAGGGCTGACCAGGCGAGATGTACAGAGCTACCTGGCGCACCTCTCAACGGCTAGCAAGCCCTACTCCCCCGCCTACGTCGCCAAGGTCTACCGGACGCTGCAACAGCTCTTCAGGTTCCTGGTTGACGAAGAGGTCATCGAGATCAGCCCGTTCATCAAGATGCGTCCGCCGCACGTACCTGAGCAGCCCGTACCGCTGCTGACCGCTGAGGAAGTTGGGCGGCTGTTACACGTGTGTCGGGGCCGGACGTTCGAGGCTCTGCGTGACACAGCGCTGTTACGCGTTCTGCTTGACACAGGGATTCGTGTTACAGAACTGGTCGGCATTCAGCTTTGTGACATCGATTTCACGAGTCGCACAATCCTTGTAACAGGGAAGGGACGGCGTGACAGAACAGTTGTGTTCGGTGATCGCCCGGCTGAAGCACTGCGCCGTTACATCAGAGTTCGTGCGACACACAACCAGGCGTGTAACAGCTTCTTGTGGGTCGGGCCGAAGGGCTGTGTAACTGACTCCGGTGTGCGGCAGATGTTGACGCGACGGGGCGCACAAGCCGGTGTAACAGGCGTTCACCCGCACAGGTTCCGTCACCAGTTCGCCCATGACTGGCTTTCCGCAGGTGGGAACGAGACAGACCTTCTACGTCTCGCGGGTTGGAGGTCGCGTCAGATGGTTGACAGGTATGCAGCCTCAGCGGCCGTCACGAGAGCACAGGAAGCGCACAAACGACACCGCATCAGCGACAAGTACTGA
- a CDS encoding YciI family protein has product MAKYLLLKHYRGAPTPPNDVPMDRWTPQEVEDHITYMNDFAARLEGTGEYVDSQALSPEGTFVRSDGEGRPPVTDGPFAETKDLIAGWMIIDVEDYDRALVLAGELSAAPGAGGEPIHEWLELRPFMGSAPTVTE; this is encoded by the coding sequence ATGGCGAAGTACCTGCTCCTCAAGCACTACCGCGGCGCCCCCACCCCGCCCAACGACGTCCCGATGGACCGGTGGACCCCGCAGGAGGTCGAGGACCACATCACGTACATGAACGATTTCGCCGCCCGGCTCGAGGGGACCGGTGAGTACGTCGACAGCCAGGCGCTCTCGCCCGAGGGCACGTTCGTCCGCTCCGACGGCGAGGGCCGCCCACCGGTCACCGACGGGCCGTTCGCCGAGACCAAGGACCTGATCGCCGGCTGGATGATCATCGACGTCGAGGACTACGACCGGGCCCTGGTCCTCGCCGGCGAACTGTCCGCCGCCCCCGGGGCCGGTGGTGAGCCGATCCACGAGTGGCTCGAGCTGCGCCCGTTCATGGGGTCGGCCCCGACCGTCACCGAGTGA
- a CDS encoding SMP-30/gluconolactonase/LRE family protein: MTIDTHVLLADLVIGESPRWHDGRLWFCHWGADEIVAVDADGKAEVLLADHDLGPHSIDWLPDGRMLLVAKGRPGLLLRREPDGSFVTHADLRGLAAGWNELVVDGRGNVYVNGSDFDLIGFFAGTAEFVPGVIALVTPDGEVRQVADGIRFGNGMAVTPDGRTLILADSFANALVAFDIEAGGGLTGRRVWAADLTPDGICIDADGAVWTSSASFGRGEDDKDAVRVAQGGEILDRIPLDRSAFALMLGGDDGRTLFVMEAVWDHLDPWGGPRTGQVRTARAPSAGAGWPAR, translated from the coding sequence ATGACCATCGATACGCACGTCCTGCTCGCCGACCTCGTGATCGGTGAGTCCCCCCGCTGGCACGACGGCCGCCTGTGGTTCTGCCACTGGGGCGCCGACGAGATCGTGGCCGTCGACGCCGACGGGAAGGCGGAGGTCCTCCTCGCCGACCACGACCTCGGCCCCCATTCCATCGACTGGCTCCCCGACGGCCGGATGCTGCTCGTCGCGAAGGGCCGCCCCGGACTCCTGCTGCGTCGGGAACCGGACGGGTCGTTCGTGACCCACGCCGACCTGCGAGGGCTCGCGGCGGGCTGGAACGAGCTCGTCGTCGACGGGCGGGGCAACGTCTACGTCAACGGCTCCGACTTCGACCTCATCGGCTTCTTCGCCGGTACCGCGGAGTTCGTCCCGGGCGTGATCGCGTTGGTCACCCCGGACGGCGAGGTGCGGCAGGTGGCCGACGGAATCCGGTTCGGCAACGGGATGGCGGTGACGCCCGACGGGCGCACGCTGATCCTCGCCGACTCCTTCGCCAACGCGCTGGTGGCCTTCGACATCGAGGCCGGCGGTGGCCTGACCGGCCGGCGTGTCTGGGCCGCGGACCTGACGCCCGACGGGATCTGCATCGACGCCGACGGCGCCGTCTGGACCTCGTCCGCCTCGTTCGGGCGAGGTGAGGACGACAAGGACGCCGTGCGGGTGGCGCAGGGCGGGGAGATCCTCGACCGGATCCCGCTGGACCGCAGCGCGTTCGCCCTCATGCTCGGCGGCGACGACGGGCGCACGCTGTTCGTCATGGAGGCGGTCTGGGACCACCTCGACCCGTGGGGCGGCCCGCGCACCGGTCAGGTCCGCACCGCGCGGGCGCCGTCGGCGGGGGCCGGCTGGCCGGCGCGATGA
- a CDS encoding DUF5313 family protein — protein MIGEPNIAPERPGPFRWIAYAHGSGLPQRHRSWVLHDVTTRTWAVRHLVRTAVQLAPVLLVLYLLLPGEPWARGAAVLAGALLGFFYSGAYLYESAEHRAIKAGYPRGRAGEVRGAARGDDAARAQRYRQRWRT, from the coding sequence ATGATTGGGGAGCCAAACATAGCTCCGGAGCGACCAGGGCCGTTCCGCTGGATCGCCTACGCGCACGGGTCCGGACTGCCGCAGCGCCACCGGTCGTGGGTCCTGCACGACGTCACGACCCGCACCTGGGCCGTGCGGCACCTCGTCCGTACGGCGGTGCAGCTGGCGCCGGTACTGCTCGTGCTGTACCTGCTGCTCCCCGGAGAGCCGTGGGCCCGGGGTGCCGCGGTCCTGGCCGGTGCCCTGCTCGGGTTCTTCTACTCCGGCGCGTACCTCTACGAGTCCGCCGAGCACCGGGCGATCAAGGCCGGCTACCCGCGTGGCCGCGCCGGGGAGGTCCGGGGTGCGGCGCGCGGCGACGACGCCGCCCGGGCGCAGCGGTACCGGCAGAGGTGGCGCACCTGA
- a CDS encoding bifunctional DNA primase/polymerase: MDKSMVSDNELRIPLVTPETPMLDAALAYAEAGWFIIPVKQSTKHPGSVLGGGWETKSSRDPAVIADWFHYFNGPRGIALHCGRSGAVVIDVDHPDKVTEDHPLYGPLFVTTPPWQSSRTNIPRKGHYIFTQPAGRNIGNSLGMLAGGWGDVRGENGVIIVSPTKHEDSWDNGLYRWESTGAVPVLPASIADLLPDASDKSPYSYGGAELREFIETFEGGTHPHLFNVVLDQVEVLQAAGEARHDIHLKALCWAYRDVMAGCYSAEMATESLRAWFDAATGGGRESEAERNELWALNAALDYDPSEHVVHAPKRLPSLGDHRV; the protein is encoded by the coding sequence ATGGACAAGTCAATGGTATCAGATAACGAACTACGCATCCCGCTAGTTACACCAGAAACTCCAATGCTTGATGCAGCGCTTGCGTACGCAGAAGCGGGTTGGTTCATCATCCCAGTCAAGCAGTCGACTAAGCACCCTGGCTCTGTACTCGGTGGAGGCTGGGAAACTAAGTCATCCCGCGACCCTGCCGTCATCGCCGATTGGTTCCACTACTTCAACGGCCCGCGCGGTATCGCGCTGCACTGTGGCCGCTCAGGAGCTGTGGTTATCGACGTTGACCACCCGGACAAGGTCACTGAGGACCACCCGCTATATGGCCCGTTGTTCGTCACTACACCACCGTGGCAGAGCAGCCGGACGAACATTCCTCGTAAGGGTCACTACATCTTCACTCAGCCTGCCGGTCGCAATATCGGCAACTCACTAGGGATGCTGGCTGGTGGATGGGGTGACGTTCGCGGTGAGAACGGCGTCATCATCGTCTCACCGACTAAGCACGAGGATAGCTGGGACAACGGTCTATACCGCTGGGAGAGCACAGGAGCAGTACCCGTACTTCCAGCGTCTATCGCTGACCTCCTACCTGACGCATCTGACAAGAGCCCCTACAGCTATGGAGGCGCAGAGCTACGCGAGTTCATCGAGACTTTTGAAGGGGGCACACACCCGCACCTCTTTAACGTCGTGCTCGATCAGGTGGAGGTACTACAGGCCGCTGGTGAAGCACGACACGACATCCACCTAAAGGCGCTCTGCTGGGCGTACCGGGATGTCATGGCTGGTTGCTACTCCGCTGAGATGGCGACTGAGTCTCTACGCGCCTGGTTCGATGCTGCTACCGGTGGTGGACGAGAGTCCGAAGCTGAGCGAAACGAACTATGGGCATTGAACGCAGCACTTGATTACGACCCCTCAGAGCACGTTGTGCACGCTCCGAAACGACTACCCTCACTAGGAGACCACCGTGTCTGA
- a CDS encoding epoxide hydrolase family protein, with the protein MTENAAPFRIEIPQADLDDLADRLARTRLPQAAPGDDWDYGVPNHHLADTVGYWRTAFDWRAQEERMNAFPQYLTEIDGQTVHFVHVPSAEAGATPLLLVHTYPGSFADFLDMIGPLTDPVAHGGKAEDAFSVVVPSIPGFGFSTPLVDRGWTSARTARAFDTLMRSLGYESYGVHGSDMGAIISRELGLLDPPGFLGLHVLQLFSFPSGDPAEFEKLEPADYAGLEHMQWFQSVGGYNAMNASRPQTVAAGLSDSPVGQLAYSELFDSFGNGTSLVTRDQILTQVSLYWFTNTSATAARSYLEDARSGAEPAVNAARTGVAVFADDFQTIRTFAERDNSGIVHWSRFAEGGHFAAMERPDDVVGDLRTFFA; encoded by the coding sequence ATGACCGAGAACGCGGCGCCCTTCCGCATCGAGATCCCGCAGGCCGACCTGGACGACCTCGCCGACCGGCTCGCCCGAACCCGGCTGCCACAGGCCGCCCCCGGTGACGACTGGGACTACGGCGTGCCCAACCACCACCTGGCCGACACCGTGGGGTACTGGCGCACCGCGTTCGACTGGCGCGCCCAGGAGGAGCGGATGAACGCGTTCCCCCAGTACCTCACGGAGATCGACGGCCAGACCGTGCACTTCGTCCACGTGCCGTCGGCCGAGGCGGGTGCCACGCCGCTGCTGCTGGTGCACACCTACCCCGGCTCGTTCGCCGACTTCCTGGACATGATCGGCCCGCTCACCGACCCGGTGGCCCACGGCGGGAAGGCCGAGGACGCGTTCTCGGTGGTCGTGCCGTCGATCCCGGGCTTCGGGTTCAGCACCCCGCTGGTCGACCGCGGCTGGACCTCCGCCCGCACCGCCCGCGCGTTCGACACGCTGATGCGGAGCCTGGGCTACGAGAGCTACGGCGTCCACGGCAGCGACATGGGCGCGATCATCTCCCGTGAGCTCGGGCTGCTGGACCCGCCCGGGTTCCTCGGACTGCACGTCCTGCAGCTGTTCTCGTTCCCCTCCGGCGACCCGGCGGAGTTCGAGAAGCTGGAGCCGGCCGACTACGCGGGCCTGGAGCACATGCAGTGGTTCCAGTCCGTCGGCGGCTACAACGCGATGAACGCGTCCCGGCCGCAGACCGTCGCCGCCGGGCTGTCCGACTCCCCGGTCGGCCAGCTCGCCTACAGCGAACTGTTCGACTCCTTCGGCAACGGCACCAGCCTCGTCACCCGCGACCAGATCCTCACGCAGGTGTCGCTGTACTGGTTCACCAACACCTCGGCCACCGCGGCGCGCTCCTACCTGGAGGACGCCCGCAGCGGCGCCGAGCCCGCGGTCAACGCGGCCCGGACCGGGGTGGCGGTGTTCGCCGACGACTTCCAGACCATCCGCACGTTCGCCGAGCGCGACAACAGCGGGATCGTGCACTGGAGCCGGTTCGCCGAGGGCGGGCACTTCGCCGCGATGGAGCGCCCCGACGACGTGGTGGGGGACCTCCGGACGTTCTTCGCCTGA
- a CDS encoding helix-turn-helix transcriptional regulator, producing MHETTSRVLAVLALLQVRPRWSGPELAERLGVSTRTIRNDVNRLRELGYPVDAERGSTGSYRLGPGGKLPPLLLDDEEAVAVAVGLRAATGIAGIEESSTRALTKLDHVLPHHLRRQVTAVHAATTRAPDNTDTNVEDPAVDPAVLTTVASAIRDTEWLRFDYPGEDRPLVVEPYRLVSWVRRWYLVGRDPEDGRWRTFRVDRLDLRMATRRRFTPTVPPADYTEIVLRDVASTGWNVHARITVHAPADEVLARINPTVGVVEAVDASTCVLVTGADSLEMIAVYVGMLGLDFRVTEPPALVEHLRVLAGRYTRALPCGP from the coding sequence GTGCACGAGACGACCTCCCGGGTGCTCGCCGTCCTCGCCCTGCTGCAGGTGCGTCCCCGCTGGTCGGGGCCCGAACTGGCCGAGCGGCTCGGCGTCAGCACCCGGACGATCCGCAACGACGTCAACCGGCTGCGCGAGCTCGGCTACCCCGTCGACGCGGAACGCGGGTCCACCGGCTCCTACCGGCTCGGACCGGGCGGCAAGCTGCCCCCGCTGCTGCTCGACGACGAGGAGGCCGTGGCGGTCGCCGTCGGGTTGCGGGCGGCCACCGGGATCGCCGGCATCGAGGAGAGCAGCACCCGCGCGCTGACGAAGCTCGACCACGTCCTGCCGCACCACCTGCGCCGCCAGGTCACCGCGGTCCACGCCGCCACCACCCGGGCCCCGGACAACACCGACACCAACGTCGAGGACCCGGCGGTCGACCCGGCCGTCCTGACGACGGTGGCGAGCGCGATCCGCGACACCGAGTGGCTGCGGTTCGACTACCCCGGCGAAGACCGGCCGCTCGTCGTCGAGCCGTACCGGCTGGTCAGCTGGGTGCGGCGGTGGTACCTCGTCGGGCGCGACCCGGAGGACGGCCGCTGGCGCACGTTCCGCGTCGACCGGCTCGACCTGCGGATGGCGACCCGTCGCCGCTTCACGCCCACCGTCCCGCCCGCCGACTACACGGAGATCGTGCTGCGCGACGTCGCCTCGACCGGCTGGAACGTGCACGCCCGGATCACCGTGCACGCCCCCGCCGACGAGGTGCTGGCCCGGATCAACCCGACCGTCGGGGTGGTGGAGGCCGTCGACGCCTCGACGTGCGTCCTCGTGACCGGCGCGGACAGCCTGGAGATGATCGCCGTCTACGTCGGCATGCTCGGGCTCGACTTTCGGGTCACCGAGCCGCCGGCGCTGGTCGAGCACCTGCGCGTGCTCGCCGGGCGCTACACCCGCGCCCTACCGTGCGGGCCATGA
- a CDS encoding MarR family winged helix-turn-helix transcriptional regulator, with protein sequence MPTPDLLQLDRQVCFALSVAARNVVALYRPLLEPMGLTHPQYLVMLALWEKTPRSGTELASALALDPGTLSPLLKRLEAAGLLQRQRVPGDERTLAVTLTPAGRALRADAERIPPAVVERLGMPLADLEALHAVLTQVIAATGREQA encoded by the coding sequence GTGCCCACGCCAGACCTGCTCCAGCTCGACCGCCAGGTGTGCTTCGCGCTGTCGGTCGCGGCGCGCAACGTCGTGGCCCTCTACCGCCCGCTGCTGGAACCGATGGGCCTGACGCACCCGCAGTACCTGGTGATGCTGGCGCTCTGGGAGAAGACGCCGCGCTCGGGCACCGAGCTGGCCTCGGCGCTGGCGCTGGACCCGGGGACGCTCTCCCCGCTGCTGAAGCGGCTGGAGGCGGCGGGCCTGCTGCAGCGGCAGCGGGTGCCGGGCGACGAGCGCACCCTCGCGGTCACGCTGACCCCAGCGGGGCGCGCGCTGCGGGCCGACGCGGAGCGGATCCCGCCCGCCGTCGTCGAGCGGCTCGGGATGCCGTTGGCCGACCTCGAGGCCCTCCACGCCGTGCTGACGCAGGTGATCGCGGCGACGGGTCGGGAGCAGGCCTAG
- a CDS encoding RNA polymerase sigma factor, producing the protein MDEPLLRELTPAVIGVLVRRGVDFATAEDAVQDALLQAALTWPDGQPADPKGWLVTVAWRKFLDVRRSEVSRRTREQRVEDEPPPGPAGSADDTLALFFLCAHPSLTAASAVALTLRAVGGLTTRQIAAAYLVPEATMAQRISRAKRTVGDVRFDRPGDPATVRRVLYLVFNEGYTGDVDLAAEAIRLTRQLARTAGDEETAGLLALMLLHHARRPARTAADGSLVPLTEQDRSRWDTALIAEGVAILQAALGRDRLGEFQAQAAIAALHADAPRAEETDWPQIVGWYDELLRLNGSPVVALNRAVAVGEADGAAAGLAALAAVDPAVPRHTAASAHLHEKAGDLSAAARLYADAARSASTLAERHHLTRQAARISQALRG; encoded by the coding sequence CTGGACGAACCGCTGCTGCGGGAGCTGACCCCCGCGGTGATCGGCGTCCTCGTCCGTCGCGGGGTCGACTTCGCGACGGCCGAGGACGCCGTGCAGGACGCGCTCCTGCAGGCCGCGCTGACGTGGCCGGACGGGCAGCCGGCCGACCCCAAGGGCTGGCTCGTCACGGTGGCGTGGCGGAAGTTCCTCGACGTCCGCCGCTCCGAGGTCTCGCGTCGGACGAGGGAGCAGCGGGTCGAGGACGAGCCCCCGCCCGGACCGGCCGGGTCCGCCGACGACACGTTGGCGCTGTTCTTCCTCTGCGCCCACCCGTCGTTGACGGCGGCGTCCGCCGTGGCCCTCACACTGCGCGCGGTCGGTGGCCTGACGACCCGGCAGATCGCCGCCGCGTACCTCGTGCCGGAGGCGACGATGGCGCAGCGGATCAGCCGGGCCAAGCGCACGGTCGGCGACGTGCGGTTCGACCGGCCGGGCGACCCGGCGACCGTCCGACGGGTGCTCTACCTCGTCTTCAACGAGGGCTACACCGGCGACGTCGACCTGGCGGCCGAGGCGATCCGGCTCACCCGGCAGTTGGCGCGGACGGCGGGTGACGAGGAGACCGCGGGGCTGCTGGCGCTGATGCTGCTGCACCACGCCCGGCGTCCCGCCCGGACCGCGGCCGACGGCAGCCTCGTCCCGTTGACCGAGCAGGACCGATCTCGGTGGGACACCGCACTCATCGCCGAGGGCGTGGCGATCCTGCAGGCGGCGCTGGGCCGCGACCGGCTCGGGGAGTTCCAGGCCCAGGCCGCGATCGCCGCGCTGCACGCCGACGCGCCGCGTGCGGAGGAGACCGACTGGCCGCAGATCGTCGGCTGGTACGACGAACTGCTGCGGCTCAACGGGAGCCCGGTCGTGGCGCTCAACCGGGCCGTGGCGGTCGGCGAGGCCGACGGCGCGGCGGCCGGGCTCGCCGCTCTGGCCGCGGTGGACCCGGCGGTGCCCCGCCACACCGCCGCGTCGGCCCATCTCCACGAGAAGGCGGGCGACCTGTCCGCCGCGGCACGGCTGTACGCGGACGCGGCCCGGTCCGCGTCGACCCTCGCCGAGCGCCACCACCTCACCCGGCAGGCGGCCCGGATCAGCCAGGCGCTGCGCGGCTGA
- a CDS encoding GAF domain-containing SpoIIE family protein phosphatase yields the protein MERIGIDVALPDPRPPTAPEVLCDPGRLLALAQSGLASDSDPEMERVARRVQRWLDVPVALVTLVQPGQQVFPGLVGLPEPWASRRATPLSHSFCQHVVITAEPLIIENAPEHPLVRDNLAIPDLGVMAYAGMPLADAEGRVLGSLCAIDTRPRPWTPSQIDALRDLAWGCSVELRLRLARYDADQERTRRDALESTLRTSFEQSQSLLEVSQAFTRTATVADVRDRIVELAAGRQPPVYVGISLLQPDGRLRRYDDTGPLAESGRDADGTWTQYPVSAVLPSAAAVQQARMVHHGDRAAFDAEYPPSAQQWLRDRGLHSVVAAPLTGDTGVIGALLLGWDEPQRFDPVELLTLTTVAGFAAQALHRAELLQHRIGVAQQMQQAMLAPLPTVPGLRMAARYRPADSREHVGGDWYDAVLPAADPSLVAVSVGDIAGHNLQAAIAMGQVRPMLRQACFDHATAAPSRALSALETAGAGLGVTAMGTAVLAYLRGGPAGTWSVTWTNAGHPPPVVLAPDAPARLLDEHDHLFGVAPLAHLPRRDHDAVLAPGTTLFLYSDGLIESRDEDIDVGIDRLTALLDEHRHLPCQDLVDLAIDRLAADSPDDVVALALRVPAT from the coding sequence GTGGAACGGATCGGGATCGACGTCGCGCTGCCCGACCCGCGACCGCCGACCGCGCCCGAGGTGCTCTGCGACCCGGGTCGCCTGCTCGCCCTGGCGCAGTCCGGCCTCGCATCGGACTCCGACCCGGAGATGGAACGCGTCGCCCGCCGCGTGCAGCGCTGGCTCGACGTCCCGGTCGCGCTCGTCACGCTCGTGCAGCCCGGACAGCAGGTGTTCCCCGGCCTCGTCGGGCTCCCCGAGCCGTGGGCCTCACGCCGCGCGACCCCACTCAGCCACTCGTTCTGCCAGCACGTCGTGATCACGGCCGAGCCGCTGATCATCGAGAACGCGCCCGAGCACCCGCTGGTCCGCGACAACCTCGCGATCCCGGACCTGGGCGTCATGGCGTACGCGGGCATGCCGTTGGCCGATGCGGAGGGCCGTGTTCTGGGGTCCCTGTGCGCGATCGACACCCGCCCGCGTCCGTGGACCCCGTCGCAGATCGACGCGCTGCGCGACCTCGCGTGGGGCTGCTCGGTCGAGCTGCGCCTGCGCCTGGCGCGCTACGACGCCGACCAGGAGCGCACCCGCCGCGACGCGCTGGAGAGCACCCTGCGGACGTCGTTCGAGCAGAGCCAGTCACTGCTCGAGGTCTCGCAGGCGTTCACCCGCACCGCCACCGTCGCCGATGTCCGCGACCGGATCGTCGAGCTCGCCGCGGGCCGGCAGCCACCCGTCTACGTGGGCATCTCGCTGCTGCAGCCCGACGGTAGGTTGCGTCGCTACGACGACACCGGCCCTCTCGCCGAGTCCGGGCGAGACGCCGACGGGACGTGGACGCAGTACCCGGTCTCGGCGGTGCTGCCTTCGGCCGCAGCGGTGCAACAGGCGCGGATGGTCCACCACGGAGACCGCGCCGCGTTCGACGCGGAGTACCCGCCGAGTGCGCAGCAGTGGCTGCGCGACCGCGGGCTGCACTCCGTCGTCGCGGCCCCGCTCACCGGTGACACCGGCGTGATCGGGGCCCTGCTGCTGGGCTGGGACGAGCCGCAGCGCTTCGACCCCGTCGAGCTGCTGACGCTCACGACCGTCGCCGGGTTCGCCGCCCAGGCGCTGCACCGCGCGGAGCTGCTGCAGCACCGGATCGGCGTCGCCCAGCAGATGCAGCAGGCCATGCTGGCCCCGCTGCCCACCGTCCCGGGTCTGCGCATGGCCGCCCGCTACCGGCCGGCCGACTCCCGCGAGCACGTCGGGGGCGACTGGTACGACGCGGTGCTCCCGGCCGCCGACCCGTCGCTGGTCGCGGTGTCCGTCGGCGACATCGCGGGCCACAACCTGCAGGCCGCGATCGCGATGGGCCAGGTCCGGCCGATGCTGCGCCAGGCCTGCTTCGACCACGCCACCGCGGCACCGTCACGCGCGCTGTCCGCACTGGAGACCGCGGGTGCGGGGCTGGGCGTCACCGCGATGGGCACGGCGGTGCTCGCCTACCTGCGGGGCGGACCCGCGGGCACGTGGTCGGTCACCTGGACCAACGCCGGGCATCCCCCGCCCGTCGTCCTGGCCCCGGACGCGCCCGCGCGACTCCTCGACGAGCACGACCACCTGTTCGGCGTCGCCCCGCTCGCGCACCTCCCCCGCCGCGACCACGACGCCGTTCTCGCGCCGGGAACCACCCTGTTCCTCTACTCCGACGGGCTCATCGAGAGCCGCGACGAGGACATCGACGTCGGGATCGACCGGCTCACCGCCCTGCTCGACGAGCACCGGCACCTGCCGTGCCAGGACCTCGTCGACCTCGCCATCGACAGGCTCGCGGCCGACTCCCCCGACGACGTCGTCGCCCTCGCGCTCCGGGTGCCGGCCACCTGA